A single genomic interval of Homo sapiens chromosome 15, GRCh38.p14 Primary Assembly harbors:
- the CLPX gene encoding ATP-dependent clpX-like chaperone, mitochondrial isoform X1, which yields MPSCGACTCGAAAVRLITSSLASAQRGISGGRIHMSVLGRLGTFETQILQRAPLRSFTETPAYFASKDGISKDGSGDGNKKSASEGSSKKSGSGNSGKGGNQLRCPKCGDLCTHVETFVSSTRFVKCEKCHHFFVVLSEADSKKSIIKEPESAAEAVKLAFQQKPPPPPKKIYNYLDKYVVGQSFAKKVLSVAVYNHYKRIYNNIPANLRQQAEVEKQTSLTPRELLQIAGISPHGNALGASMQQQVNQQIPQEKRGGEVLDSSHDDIKLEKSNILLLGPTGSGKTLLAQTLAKCLDVPFAICDCTTLTQAGYVGEDIESVIAKLLQDANYNVEKAQQGIVFLDEVDKIGSVPGIHQLRDVGGEGVQQGLLKLLEGTIVNVPEKNSRKLRGETVQVDTTNILFVASGAFNGLDRIISRRKNEKYLGFGTPSNLGKGRRAAAAADLANRSGESNTHQDIEEKDRLLRHVEARDLIEFGMIPEFVGRLPVVVPLHSLDEKTLVQILTEPRNAVIPQYQALFSMDKCELNVTEDALKAIARLALERKTGARGLRSIMEKLLLEPMFEVPNSDIVCVEVDKEVVEGKKEPGYIRAPTKESSEEEYDSGVEEEGWPRQADAANS from the exons ATGCCCAGCTGCGGTGCTTGTACTTGCGGCGCGGCGGCCGTCCGGCTCATCACCTCCTCACTCGCCTCCGCGCAGAGAG gtaTTTCTGGTGGTCGCATTCATATGTCAGTTTTAGGAAGGCTTGGGACATTTGAAACTCAGATTCTGCAAAGAGCTCCTCTTAGATCCTTTACAGAAACACCAGCATACTTTGCCTCAAAAGATGGGATAAGTAAAGATGGTTCTGGAGATGGAAATAAg AAATCAGCAAGTGAGGGAAGTAGTAAGAAATCAGGCTCTGGGAATTCTGGGAAAGGTGGAAACCAGCTGCGCTGTCCTAAATGTGGCGACTTGTGCACACATGTAGAGACCTTTGTAT CATCCACCCGTTTTGTCAAGTGTGAAAAGTGTCATCATTTTTTTGTTGTGCTATCTGAAGCAGACTCAAAGAAAAGCATAATTAAAGAACCTGAATCAGCAGCAGAAGCTGTAAAATTGGCATTCCAACAGAAACCACCACCTCCCCCTAAGAAG ATTTATAACTACCTCGACAAGTATGTTGTTGGCCAGTCATTTGCTAAGAAGGTGCTTTCAGTTGCTGTGTACAATCATTATAAGAGAATATATAATAATATCCCAGCTAATCTGAGACAGCAAGCAGAGGTTGAGAAGCAGACATCATTAACACCAAGAG aattgctTCAGATTGCTGGAATTAGCCCACATGGTAATGCTTTAGGAGCATCAATGCAGCAACAGGTAAATCAACAAATACCTCAGGAAAAACGAGGAGGTGAAGTATTGGATTCTTCTCATGATGacataaaacttgaaaaaagtaatattttgctGCTTGGACCAACTGGGTCAG GTAAAACTCTGCTGGCACAAACCCTAGCTAAATGCCTTGATGTCCCTTTTGCTATCTGTGACTGTACAACTTTGACTCAGGCTGGATATGTAGGCGAAGATATTGAATCTGTGATTGCAAAACTACTCCAAGATGCCAATTATAATGTGGAAAAAGCACAACAAG GAATTGTCTTTCTGGATGAAGTAGATAAGATTGGCAGTGTGCCAGGCATTCATCAATTACGGGATGTAGGTGGAGAAGGCGTTCAGCAA GGCTTATTAAAACTACTAGAAGGCACAATAGTCAATGTTCCAGAAAAGAATTCCCGAAAGCTCCGTGGAGAAACAGTTCAAGTTGATACAACAAACATCCTGTTTGTGGCATCTGGTGCTTTCAATGGTTTAGACAGAATCATCAGcaggaggaaaaatgaaaag TATCTTGGATTTGGAACACCATCTAATCTGGGAAAAGGCAGAAGGGCTGCAGCTGCTGCAGACCTTGCTAATCGAAGTGGGGAATCGAATACTCACCAAGACATTGAAGAAAAAGATCGGTTATTGCGTCATGTGGAAGCCAGAGATCTGATTGAGTTTGGCATGATTCCTGAGTTTGTGGGACGGTTGCCTGTGGTGGTTCCATTGCATAGCCTAGATGAGAAAACACTTGTACAAATATTAACTGAGCCACGAAATGCTGTTATTCCTCAGTACCAGGCCTTATTCAGCATGGATAag tGTGAACTGAATGTTACTGAGGATGCTTTGAAAGCTATAGCCAGATTGGCACTAGAACGAAAAACAGGTGCACGAGGCCTTCGGTCCATAATG gaaaaGCTGTTACTAGAACCAATGTTTGAAGTCCCTAATTCTGATATCGTATGTGTGGAGGTTGACAAAGAAGtagtagaaggaaaaaaggaaccaGGATACATCCG GGCTCCAACAAAAGAATCCTCTGAAGAGGAGTATGACTCTGGAGTTGAAGAAGAAGGATGGCCCCGCCAAGCAGATGCTGCAAACAGCTAA
- the CLPX gene encoding ATP-dependent clpX-like chaperone, mitochondrial precursor, whose protein sequence is MPSCGACTCGAAAVRLITSSLASAQRGISGGRIHMSVLGRLGTFETQILQRAPLRSFTETPAYFASKDGISKDGSGDGNKKSASEGSSKKSGSGNSGKGGNQLRCPKCGDLCTHVETFVSSTRFVKCEKCHHFFVVLSEADSKKSIIKEPESAAEAVKLAFQQKPPPPPKKIYNYLDKYVVGQSFAKKVLSVAVYNHYKRIYNNIPANLRQQAEVEKQTSLTPRELEIRRREDEYRFTKLLQIAGISPHGNALGASMQQQVNQQIPQEKRGGEVLDSSHDDIKLEKSNILLLGPTGSGKTLLAQTLAKCLDVPFAICDCTTLTQAGYVGEDIESVIAKLLQDANYNVEKAQQGIVFLDEVDKIGSVPGIHQLRDVGGEGVQQGLLKLLEGTIVNVPEKNSRKLRGETVQVDTTNILFVASGAFNGLDRIISRRKNEKYLGFGTPSNLGKGRRAAAAADLANRSGESNTHQDIEEKDRLLRHVEARDLIEFGMIPEFVGRLPVVVPLHSLDEKTLVQILTEPRNAVIPQYQALFSMDKCELNVTEDALKAIARLALERKTGARGLRSIMEKLLLEPMFEVPNSDIVCVEVDKEVVEGKKEPGYIRAPTKESSEEEYDSGVEEEGWPRQADAANS, encoded by the exons ATGCCCAGCTGCGGTGCTTGTACTTGCGGCGCGGCGGCCGTCCGGCTCATCACCTCCTCACTCGCCTCCGCGCAGAGAG gtaTTTCTGGTGGTCGCATTCATATGTCAGTTTTAGGAAGGCTTGGGACATTTGAAACTCAGATTCTGCAAAGAGCTCCTCTTAGATCCTTTACAGAAACACCAGCATACTTTGCCTCAAAAGATGGGATAAGTAAAGATGGTTCTGGAGATGGAAATAAg AAATCAGCAAGTGAGGGAAGTAGTAAGAAATCAGGCTCTGGGAATTCTGGGAAAGGTGGAAACCAGCTGCGCTGTCCTAAATGTGGCGACTTGTGCACACATGTAGAGACCTTTGTAT CATCCACCCGTTTTGTCAAGTGTGAAAAGTGTCATCATTTTTTTGTTGTGCTATCTGAAGCAGACTCAAAGAAAAGCATAATTAAAGAACCTGAATCAGCAGCAGAAGCTGTAAAATTGGCATTCCAACAGAAACCACCACCTCCCCCTAAGAAG ATTTATAACTACCTCGACAAGTATGTTGTTGGCCAGTCATTTGCTAAGAAGGTGCTTTCAGTTGCTGTGTACAATCATTATAAGAGAATATATAATAATATCCCAGCTAATCTGAGACAGCAAGCAGAGGTTGAGAAGCAGACATCATTAACACCAAGAG AGTTAGAAATAAGAAGACGGGAGGATGAGTACAGATTTACAA aattgctTCAGATTGCTGGAATTAGCCCACATGGTAATGCTTTAGGAGCATCAATGCAGCAACAGGTAAATCAACAAATACCTCAGGAAAAACGAGGAGGTGAAGTATTGGATTCTTCTCATGATGacataaaacttgaaaaaagtaatattttgctGCTTGGACCAACTGGGTCAG GTAAAACTCTGCTGGCACAAACCCTAGCTAAATGCCTTGATGTCCCTTTTGCTATCTGTGACTGTACAACTTTGACTCAGGCTGGATATGTAGGCGAAGATATTGAATCTGTGATTGCAAAACTACTCCAAGATGCCAATTATAATGTGGAAAAAGCACAACAAG GAATTGTCTTTCTGGATGAAGTAGATAAGATTGGCAGTGTGCCAGGCATTCATCAATTACGGGATGTAGGTGGAGAAGGCGTTCAGCAA GGCTTATTAAAACTACTAGAAGGCACAATAGTCAATGTTCCAGAAAAGAATTCCCGAAAGCTCCGTGGAGAAACAGTTCAAGTTGATACAACAAACATCCTGTTTGTGGCATCTGGTGCTTTCAATGGTTTAGACAGAATCATCAGcaggaggaaaaatgaaaag TATCTTGGATTTGGAACACCATCTAATCTGGGAAAAGGCAGAAGGGCTGCAGCTGCTGCAGACCTTGCTAATCGAAGTGGGGAATCGAATACTCACCAAGACATTGAAGAAAAAGATCGGTTATTGCGTCATGTGGAAGCCAGAGATCTGATTGAGTTTGGCATGATTCCTGAGTTTGTGGGACGGTTGCCTGTGGTGGTTCCATTGCATAGCCTAGATGAGAAAACACTTGTACAAATATTAACTGAGCCACGAAATGCTGTTATTCCTCAGTACCAGGCCTTATTCAGCATGGATAag tGTGAACTGAATGTTACTGAGGATGCTTTGAAAGCTATAGCCAGATTGGCACTAGAACGAAAAACAGGTGCACGAGGCCTTCGGTCCATAATG gaaaaGCTGTTACTAGAACCAATGTTTGAAGTCCCTAATTCTGATATCGTATGTGTGGAGGTTGACAAAGAAGtagtagaaggaaaaaaggaaccaGGATACATCCG GGCTCCAACAAAAGAATCCTCTGAAGAGGAGTATGACTCTGGAGTTGAAGAAGAAGGATGGCCCCGCCAAGCAGATGCTGCAAACAGCTAA